One window from the genome of Desulfurella sp. encodes:
- a CDS encoding flagellin, which produces AAGLISLGTAAGAYLANNSYHGTITLTSDNAITVSGQNNNAFVGYAGLAAGTYSPNVNLSDVNVTTQDSAGLAVTIANSALKALDKIRAALGSVENQINATVQNIQVAQVNVTQARSAITDTNFGTETSKFATLQVLAQAGTYALAQANATQQLVLRLMQ; this is translated from the coding sequence GCAGCAGGATTAATATCTTTGGGAACTGCTGCTGGAGCATACCTTGCCAACAACTCCTATCATGGAACAATTACATTAACTTCGGATAATGCGATAACAGTTAGCGGTCAAAATAATAATGCATTTGTAGGTTACGCCGGATTAGCTGCTGGTACATATAGCCCAAATGTTAATCTTTCAGATGTAAACGTAACCACACAAGACAGTGCAGGCCTTGCTGTAACTATTGCAAACTCTGCCTTAAAAGCTTTGGATAAAATTAGAGCCGCTTTGGGTTCTGTTGAAAACCAAATTAATGCAACAGTGCAAAATATCCAGGTAGCTCAAGTAAATGTTACACAAGCAAGATCGGCCATTACAGACACGAACTTTGGAACAGAAACTTCAAAATTTGCAACACTGCAAGTTCTGGCACAAGCCGGTACATACGCTTTAGCTCAAGCAAACGCAACTCAGCAGTTGGTACTAAGACTGATGCAATAA